From one Bacteroidales bacterium genomic stretch:
- a CDS encoding 4-phosphoerythronate dehydrogenase: DYCQKNNIQWTNAPACNSGSVMQYVASALVSLSYKYNFNFPEKTIGIIGYGNVGSKVTKLTSALGFNVLINDPPLYRSGVLTDSVSLNEIIEKADIITFHVPLNKQGIDKTLYMGNKEFFNSIKSSAIIINTSRGNVIDGDALKNALKNKQIKGAVLDVWENEPYIDLELLDLVDYATPHIAGYSADGKANGTAMSVQAISDFFGFGLKNWFPSNIPTPPNTEINIKADLDDEKDILSKCVLSTYDIQSDHDRLIKSVDTFENQRGEYPIRCEFGNYFVKIQANNSSLEKRIKNLGFKL; encoded by the coding sequence GATTATTGTCAGAAAAATAATATTCAATGGACAAATGCTCCGGCTTGTAATTCGGGCTCGGTTATGCAATATGTTGCTTCGGCTCTTGTGAGCCTTTCTTATAAATACAATTTTAATTTTCCCGAAAAAACCATTGGTATTATTGGCTATGGTAATGTGGGTTCTAAAGTTACTAAACTTACGTCGGCTCTTGGTTTTAATGTTTTAATTAATGATCCTCCTTTGTATAGATCGGGCGTATTAACAGATTCAGTTTCCCTAAATGAAATTATAGAAAAAGCCGATATTATTACTTTTCATGTTCCTCTGAACAAGCAAGGTATTGATAAGACTTTATATATGGGAAATAAGGAATTCTTTAACTCTATAAAATCATCGGCTATTATAATTAATACTTCCAGAGGTAATGTGATAGATGGTGATGCGCTTAAAAATGCATTAAAAAACAAGCAAATAAAGGGTGCTGTATTGGATGTGTGGGAGAATGAACCGTACATTGATTTGGAATTACTTGATTTAGTAGATTATGCTACGCCACATATTGCCGGCTATTCAGCCGATGGAAAAGCAAATGGAACCGCAATGAGTGTACAAGCCATTAGTGATTTTTTTGGTTTTGGTTTAAAAAATTGGTTTCCATCAAATATTCCAACGCCACCGAATACGGAAATAAATATTAAAGCTGATTTAGATGATGAAAAAGACATTTTATCAAAATGTGTTTTATCTACTTACGATATTCAAAGCGATCATGATCGCTTAATAAAATCTGTTGATACTTTTGAAAATCAAAGAGGAGAATATCCTATCCGTTGCGAATTTGGAAATTACTTTGTTAAAATTCAGGCCAACAATTCCTCTTTAGAAAAGCGAATAAAGAACTTAGGTTTTAAACTCTGA
- a CDS encoding 1-acyl-sn-glycerol-3-phosphate acyltransferase — MKQKKAYTTNLVIRFLVHLLFSSFIRYYKVKKKLPKEVKNLQPPYLVLSNHVGFWDPFVAGHFLPHFTHFVSSDAVFRNPLLRFFLTRLGTIPKKKNMRDSQVIRDIVTVIKQGENIGIFPEAVRNWSGSTSPMDPSIGKLIKMLKVPVVVTVLKGMNLMHPRWTFKLRSYPLEVEYKLLFTKEDVVAMDSQTLFEGLTEGMKHDEVTYQKNRMGKIKSSKRAEHIGHALYLCPECHAIDSFRAQGNDFKCEECNYSIHIDDYGFFEHKNNGKLYFDNIRDWFDWEEKELVNFVRKKYLDNFNKPIFTDKKMEIFKNDAKGKLVTIGLADVHLYRDKIRIDFLERKESLEFNFIDLQTINPQTKERLEIFYKDAAYRIAGTRLGVSALKWEIAVNTIWKEMGLTAKMVPYIRV; from the coding sequence AAGCTTACACTACTAATTTAGTTATTCGATTCTTAGTTCATCTCTTATTTTCTTCCTTCATTCGCTATTATAAGGTAAAAAAGAAGCTTCCCAAAGAAGTAAAGAATCTGCAACCACCTTATTTAGTTTTATCTAATCATGTGGGCTTTTGGGATCCTTTTGTCGCTGGACATTTTTTACCGCATTTCACTCATTTTGTTTCTTCAGATGCTGTTTTCCGTAATCCTTTACTTCGTTTTTTCCTAACCCGATTAGGTACTATTCCCAAAAAGAAAAACATGCGCGATAGTCAGGTTATTCGCGATATAGTTACCGTTATAAAGCAAGGTGAAAATATAGGAATTTTTCCCGAGGCCGTTCGTAATTGGTCAGGCTCAACATCACCTATGGATCCCTCTATCGGAAAATTGATAAAAATGCTGAAAGTGCCTGTTGTTGTTACTGTTTTAAAAGGAATGAATCTTATGCATCCGCGTTGGACTTTTAAGTTACGTTCTTATCCTTTGGAGGTAGAATACAAATTACTTTTTACAAAAGAAGATGTAGTAGCTATGGATTCCCAAACTCTTTTTGAAGGTTTAACCGAAGGAATGAAACATGATGAAGTGACTTACCAAAAGAATAGAATGGGAAAAATCAAATCGTCCAAACGTGCAGAACATATTGGTCACGCTCTTTATCTTTGTCCTGAATGCCATGCTATTGATTCTTTTAGGGCTCAAGGAAATGATTTTAAATGTGAAGAATGCAATTACTCCATTCATATTGATGATTATGGTTTTTTTGAGCATAAAAACAATGGGAAACTCTACTTTGATAATATCAGAGATTGGTTTGATTGGGAAGAGAAAGAGTTAGTTAATTTTGTTCGTAAAAAATATCTCGACAATTTTAACAAACCCATTTTTACAGATAAGAAAATGGAAATTTTCAAAAATGATGCAAAAGGAAAATTAGTTACTATTGGCTTGGCAGATGTTCATTTATATCGTGATAAAATCCGTATAGATTTCTTAGAAAGAAAAGAAAGTCTTGAGTTTAATTTCATCGACTTACAAACCATCAACCCTCAAACTAAAGAGCGATTGGAAATTTTTTACAAAGACGCCGCTTATCGCATTGCCGGAACTCGTCTTGGAGTGAGTGCTTTAAAATGGGAAATTGCTGTAAATACTATTTGGAAAGAAATGGGTTTAACAGCCAAAATGGTGCCTTATATCAGAGTTTAA